In the genome of Nitrosopumilus sp., one region contains:
- a CDS encoding GHMP kinase: MEAKAFCPAHITGFFKAHLDDGQKNLENLGSMGAGFSIKQGVTTKVKIHTKENQKSNFKIKTNGYQSDKTDVSEFVLNEFLKLGEFSKYFFEIEHEISIPVGYGLGSSSAVALSLSYALDQALQTNLEKTIIGKIAHNAEVNCKTGLGDVLASYHGGFEIRVKPGAPGIGHVEKILTEKISIIMICFSPISTNKFIKEQLSKINGLGGKMVNRLLESKDYYHFQDMSLEFAKYVDVMTPRMQKIVKELSKNEIKCGIALFGETIFSMIPQKEENKVMEILKKYQEGIIIKSELDDVGARVLNN; the protein is encoded by the coding sequence ATGGAGGCAAAAGCATTTTGTCCGGCACATATTACAGGATTTTTTAAAGCCCATTTAGATGATGGACAAAAAAATCTAGAAAATTTAGGTTCGATGGGAGCAGGATTTTCAATCAAACAAGGGGTAACAACTAAAGTAAAAATTCATACAAAAGAAAACCAAAAATCTAATTTTAAAATTAAAACAAATGGATATCAATCTGATAAAACTGATGTTTCTGAATTTGTATTAAATGAATTTTTAAAACTTGGGGAATTTTCAAAATACTTTTTCGAAATTGAACATGAAATATCAATTCCAGTAGGATATGGTTTAGGATCTAGTAGTGCAGTTGCATTATCATTATCATATGCATTAGATCAAGCTCTCCAAACAAACTTAGAGAAAACAATAATTGGAAAAATTGCACATAATGCTGAAGTTAATTGTAAAACAGGACTAGGTGATGTATTAGCATCATATCATGGAGGATTTGAAATACGTGTTAAACCAGGTGCGCCAGGAATTGGTCATGTTGAAAAAATTTTAACAGAAAAAATATCTATTATTATGATTTGTTTTTCTCCAATATCTACAAACAAATTCATCAAAGAGCAATTATCAAAAATAAATGGATTAGGTGGAAAAATGGTAAATAGATTATTGGAATCAAAAGACTATTATCATTTTCAAGATATGTCATTAGAATTTGCTAAATACGTAGATGTAATGACTCCTAGAATGCAGAAGATAGTTAAAGAATTATCAAAAAATGAGATTAAATGTGGAATAGCTCTTTTTGGTGAGACAATTTTTTCAATGATACCACAAAAAGAAGAAAATAAAGTAATGGAAATTTTGAAAAAATATCAAGAAGGGATAATAATTAAATCAGAATTAGATGATGTTGGAGCTAGAGTTCTTAATAATTGA
- a CDS encoding 4-phosphopantoate--beta-alanine ligase, which yields MSLIPKSHPRAKSLLIREKLVEGFDKGLVAREGLLAQGRGEAFDYLLGEKTGKASKRAIKAAAAQLLVAKMPVISVNGNIAALCPEQIVLLSKQTKAKLEVNLFYTNKKRKNAIIKTLKKNGAEQVLGTKKTSSKKLSGIDSARRIVDKDGIFVADVVVVPLEDGDRTMALRNAGKTVITFDLNPLSRTSQTANITIVDNVTRAIDLLIIETKKLSKKNQKSLLKIIDEFDNKENLKENIIQIKNNLTRRAKIA from the coding sequence ATGTCATTAATTCCTAAATCTCATCCAAGAGCTAAATCATTATTAATTCGTGAAAAACTAGTAGAGGGATTTGATAAAGGACTAGTTGCAAGAGAGGGTCTATTAGCTCAAGGCAGAGGAGAGGCTTTTGACTATCTCTTAGGAGAAAAAACAGGTAAAGCATCTAAACGAGCAATCAAAGCCGCAGCTGCCCAATTATTAGTGGCAAAAATGCCTGTTATCTCAGTTAATGGAAACATTGCAGCATTATGCCCCGAACAAATTGTACTTCTATCTAAGCAGACTAAAGCAAAGCTTGAGGTAAATCTATTCTATACCAACAAAAAAAGAAAAAATGCAATAATTAAAACTCTAAAGAAAAATGGAGCAGAACAAGTTTTAGGCACAAAAAAAACTTCATCTAAAAAACTTTCAGGAATTGATTCAGCAAGAAGAATTGTAGATAAAGATGGAATTTTTGTTGCAGACGTGGTAGTTGTACCATTGGAAGATGGTGATAGAACTATGGCGCTCAGAAATGCAGGAAAAACAGTAATTACATTTGATCTTAATCCACTTTCAAGAACTTCACAAACTGCAAACATTACAATTGTAGATAATGTGACAAGAGCGATTGATTTGTTAATTATTGAAACAAAAAAGCTTTCAAAAAAAAATCAAAAAAGCCTATTAAAAATTATTGATGAATTTGATAATAAGGAAAATCTAAAAGAGAATATTATTCAAATAAAAAATAATTTAACAAGGAGAGCAAAAATTGCATAA